Genomic window (Penaeus vannamei isolate JL-2024 chromosome 22, ASM4276789v1, whole genome shotgun sequence):
cccctctcccctctctcccttctctctctcccctctgtcccctctctcccctctctccctctctctcccctctctccctctctctcgcctctctccctctctctcccctctctctctctctctctatctgtctctgtctctcccccctctctctcattctttcatcccttttccatctctctctctctctctctctctctctatctcgctctctctcactctctctctctctctctctctctctctctctctctctctctctctctctctctctctctctctccctctctctctctctccctctcccctctctccctctctctcccctctctccctctctctcccctctctccctctctctcccctctctccctctctctcccctctctccctctccctctcctctctctctctccccccctctctctctctctctttcttccctctctctctctctctctctctctctctctctctctctctctctctctctctctctctctctctctctctctctctctctctctctctctctctccctccccctccctccctccctcccccgtcaatattattattatttcgatcaCGATTTTAATGTAAAATTGCATCTCTTCGATTGTTACAATGTATATTATGGAAAAACAGGTAAAATAACGCTTTGTAGTCGTCCTGAACCAACTGTTTGAAAAGTGTGAGGCGACAGTTCGGCAACAGTTGCATTTTTGGTGATTTGCAAGCTCTTGCAAAACGGAATTTTAGCTTAaggtaagaggggaaaggtgagtaaATATGCGAAAacttaaataaatattttaaactATAACCTTCGCCGTATGTCAACAGGCACCTTGGTCGCAACCCGTTCGTGTGCGACTGCAGCCTGCAGTGGCTGTCCGACTACCTGGAGTTGCACCCGATCGAAACCTCCGGCGCCAGGTGCGAGAACCCGCGGCGCCTGCAGAAGAGGAAGCTCAACGCCCTCAGGGACGAGCGACTCAAGTGTAAGTCGCTCGCTGGGTCCCCCTGTGCTGCGTGCATTCGAGGGGATCATATTGAGAAGGGCATTATTATGTGATCTGTACTGGTACAATGTTTAGTCATTCTTAGAAGAAAGTATAaatgtaatttttgtttttgttttttttttggcgagcAGGCACGGACGAGACGGTGTCCCTGTACGCCGGCGAGTGCGTGACCGCCGAGGAGTGCCCCCGAGGCTGCACCTGCCGCGCCACCACCGTGGACTGCACAGCGGGCGGCCTCACGCGCTTCCCCGAGACCCTGCCGCCCTACACCACCGACCTGTAAGTCGTGCGCTTGTTATGACGCCACAGTGCGTCTGGGAGATATTGCATACGcaggcaaacatacatatacatatatgtgtgtgtgtgtgtgtgtatatatatatatatatatatatatatatatatatatatatatatatatatatatatatatatgtatatatatatatatatatatatatatatatatatatatatatatatatatatatatatatacatttatatgtataatgtgtgtgagtatgtgtgtacgtgtgagagagggagaatgcatATTCATTTTCCCTCCCGTTTGGATTTCAACACATTTCATAAGCCCAACACTTGACGCTCTGCTCCCGCCAGGTGGCTGTCCGACAACGAGATCCGTGAGATCGGCAGTTCGGGCGTCCTGCGCGAGCTGTCGCGCCTGCGCCGCCTCGTGCTGTCCAACAACCACCTGCGCCGCATCACGCAGGGCTCCTTCCAGGGCATCCAGTCGCTCCAGGAACTGTAAGTGCAGCCTCGGCGCCAAAGCCAGTGTCTTAACGCGAAGGATTTTTAAAGTGTTATTTCttcgctatatatatgtatatgtgtgtgcctgtatgtatatatatgtatatatgcaaaagtaTAAATGTTTACCACATGACATAACAGCATCTTCGGCATATCAGGCATATTGCAACTTATGTTACCCCTTCTTGACACACAGGGATCTGTCAGACAATGACCTGTCAGAGATCAACAGCCGGATGTTCGACGGCATCCCTCAGCTGACAGCCTTGTGAGTATTGTCGTGTGCGCGTCCTTGCCTCTGTTTCGCATATGCACATTCCATGCTTCTTCATCGTACAACAGTAAAGTTGTCCTTGCTAAAGTCTCATGTGAACCCCCGCAGGTCGCTGGCCAACAACAAGGTGACATGCATCTCCCCGGGCGCATTCAGCCAGCTGCCGGCGCTCACCGAAATGTAAGTTATGCACATGAGTTGTTAACGTGAAACACTGCCCTTTGCCCCACGCCGCACACGCTCACATCTAACCTGTCCGTCCGCAGCAACCTGGAGGGCAACCCGCTGCGCTGCAACTGCCACATGGGCTGGCTGGCCGAGTGGCTGCGGGGCCAGCGGTCCACGAGCGGCGTCCCCCGGTGCCACACGCCGCACCGCTTGCGCGACGTGCCCATCACGGAGGTCCCGAGCTCGGAGTTCGCCTGCGAAGGTAAACACTTCTGCGAAGTAAAGCGAAACGTAAACGTTTCTGCCGAGTGCTTCTGATGTGATCCTGTATCGAATCACAGCGTTTtgggaggctgtgtgtgtgtgtgtgtgtgtgtgtgtgtgtgtgtgtgtgtgtgtgttcgtgaatacGTGTGCACGTGTATTTTGCCAGCAGACTGGTCTTTCCCTTGTTTGTAATGGTTGGCAGAGTGACACAAACATAGCCTTAATGGTTTATTTCATAGCTTATTCCTTGTATACATTCCATTCAGTTATACTGAGCATCATGAGCTTTGAGGTTCCTCCGATGTGATTAATAcgatgtacatttacatatttacaatccTTTGTATATATCTCCAGCAGTATCAGTTATTGTCTGTTACTGACAGGTAACAGTGAATTGATTCTGCTAGTGTGTATGGAATATCAGTTAGTTTATACAAGTTAACTTTCTAACCCTGGTATTTTTGTGAATAATTACCcctgctttattttctttgtcttaccCATTGCTTCCCAGAATTGCAGCTAAGTATGTGGAAAATACGTTTGTAGGCAGTGTAGACCCAGTAGTCACTATCCAATAGAGACGTAGATGTAAATACACAACTAGAGTAATGCATGGTGCTTTGTAAATACGGCCATATTCAGAATATAAGTCACTGTGAAAGGAGAAACAGGTTACTCGCCATTGCTTACTTGCATTTCGTTTGTTGCCTACACGAGAAGGAACTCTGGCGGTGCATTACACTCCTATGCCTCGTTTCCCCAGGCGACGAGACAGGCTGCCTTGGCGTGGAGGAGCGCTGCCCCGCCGACTGCCGCTGCGAGGGCACTGTGGTGCGCTGCTCCAGGGCCAAGCTTCGAGAGATTCCGCTCGGAATTCCGTCGCACACAACCGAACTGTAGGTTCACTTGGTGGGGCTCTTTTGATAAGATCTCTGATGCAATGTGTATAGTTGCTTTGTATAATTGCACAACaattgtatgtatagatatagttttattctgttttctttccctcttcatgtGCAGTATGGTTTTAAttttagatgtttatttattggtGCAATTTGTACATCCATTACCATTTTAACACACTCCTTTTTGCAGGTACTTGGATGTAAACGAGATAACAGAAATTGATGCTGAGCGCCTTTCTCATCTGACTGCCCTGACAAGATTGTAAGTTGTACGAAACATCAAAACTTGATAgaattataatcttttttttatttataagcaTGCCTTAACGTTTGACTTTGATGCACAACTAAAACGTATTTGTTCCATTACAGAGACCTGAGTAACAACCAGATTGCAGTATTACAAAACAACACCTTTTCCAGTCTCCACCAGCTCTCTACACTGTAAGTGGTTGAGGGTCTCGATCACCTCCTCTTATTAGAAGACAGTGAAGTAAGATATCAGTGTAAatgattttcattcttatctcatCAAAGCTAATCTAACatattttcttcttaatattttCAGTATTGTGAGTTACAACAAGTTGCAATGTATGCAGAGGGACTCACTTGCAGGCTTGCGAAAACTTCGCATTCTGTaagttcattttctctttattttaatcATACTCTCTTAAAGTTTGAACAAATGacacattaaaaaataatgtGTATTTATCTGCCCTAATCAGCATTTCTATTTTCTAAATAGGTCAATTCATGGCAATGATATATCAAGGATACCAGATGGAGCTTTCCGGGACCTGGATTATATCACACACATGTAAGTAGAAAAATCAGTCCTCATATTTTAAGGCTGATCCTTTGCTTTCGTCAGTGAGCTATACCAGTATACATTGCATAAGATATATGCAGGGATTAAACATTTTTTCACAATGTTTTTACAGAGCAATGGGAGCAAACCCTCTGTACTGTGACTGCTCACTGGCATGGTTCTCTAACTGGGTGAAAGGAGATTATGTGGAACCTGGAACTGCTCGATGTGCTGAGCCACAAGCCATGAGGGATAAGCTGATTCTTACCACACCTACTCAGGCCTTCCACTGTTCACAGAAAGTTCCAGACGAGGTTAGTCAACACTAGAGACAGCATGTGTAACATTATTATGAAGTGCAAAGATGATGAAATAGTCTTTAATTTGTTTTATCAACAGCATActatacaatatacaaataccGATTACCTCTTATTTCTGTTTAGGTTCTTGCCAAGTGTGATTTATGTTACACTCATCCTTGTGAGAATGAAGGAGTATGTCAACCACTCCCTAACCGCAGCTACAAGTGTATTTGTCCTCCTGCTTATCATGGTCCAAATTGTCAATACAAAATTGATGCTTGCTATGGCAATCCATGCAAGAATATGGGAACATGCAAAGTTCTTGAAGCTGGAAGGTTTAGGTACGTATGCTAAACAGAAAagatgttttctttatcattaaaatTCAAATATTTAATGTTTCATATATTTGGAAAAGGGATCTCATTATCGTTAGTGATAGAAATGTTACAAGTAAGTCATCATAACAAACTGGGATATTTGTATCTTCTTTCAGCTGCCATTGCCCACCAGGCTTTGAAGGGGATCGGTGTGAAATTAACATTGATGACTGCGTAGAAAATAAGTGTGAGAACAATGCTACTTGTGTCGATCTTGTTGAAGAATACAAGTGCCAGTGTAACCCTGGTTACACAGGTGAGTTTCTGCCTTTGCAAAAGAGAATGGTTCTGTGTAATTTGCAGCTTCTTAAATAcatgataatgcaaaaaaaatatatatatatgatttcctaaggtaataatcatcattaatactctCAGGTGATTACTGTGAACGCAAGATACCATTCTGCAGCAGAGAGTTCAACCCATGTAAAAATGGTGCCACTTGTGTGGATCACTTCACCCACTATGAGTGTCAGTGCCCTCTTGGCTTTGCTGGTGATAACTGCACAGAAAATGTTGATGACTGTGCCAACCATTTGTGCCAGGTATTTGATTACTTGTTGAATTGTTGTTAtaaagattattttattttaagatTTCACATTTGTTAGATTTGAATAATTTTAAACTGGGGATTCATGCTACCTTTCATTTCTTGCAGAATGGAGCATCATGTGTTGATGGTGTGAATGAATACACTTGCAAGTGTATTAATGAACATACTGGCAAGTTTTGTGAAGTGGGTCCAGCAGTGTTCCTTCAGACATCTCCATGTCAGCAAAATGACTGTCAAAATGGGATATGTTTTGTTCCTCCCAACTCCAAGGATTATGTGTGCAAATGTTCGCCTGGATTTTCAGGTAGATATAACAATATGAAACTGTTGTAAAATGATGTACTATAAAGTGTAAAAGACACTAGTTTGAAAACATTGTTCAATTTCAAATCAAACTTTATTATGATTCCAGGAAAGCATTGTGAATACTTGACACGTGTACATTTTGGAAACAACAACTCCTTCATTGCCTTGGATCCATTGAAGACACGGCCCTCCTCCAATGTCACATTGCATTTCCGAACAAACCGCGAGGATGGAGTGATCCTTTACACTGGGGAATCCGCTCATCTAGCTGTGGAGTTGTTCAAAGGCAGAATCAGAGTTTCCTATGATGTTGGCAACTATCCAGTCTCTAACATGTTTaggtaattttttcttcttcttctttttccttttttctcttttctttacattGTTTTAGAATTCAGGAGAAAAAGTGCAAAAGTAAGACTTGGATATATTAGATTTTCTATTAATTATCTAGAGTGGCATGTGGctctggatatatgtatatgtatgtcttttgattgattatgatcatcattttcagttATGAAGTAGTGAATGATGGAAACTGGCACAGTATTGAACTCATCACAGTGAAGCAAAACTTCACAATGCGCATTGACCGAGGTACTGCTCGTTCCATTGTCAATGATGGAGTGAATGAATACCTCCAGCTGTCTGCACCGCTTTTCATTGGTGGTCTCCCCAAAGAAGCAGCTGAATCGGCAAATAAACGATGGCATCTTCGTGACACAGGGAGTTTCAGCGGTAAGTTGTATTACCTGAGATTATAAGCATGAAGATGCAAAAATCAAAAGATGCTTGAAGAAGTAACAAGCAAGAGGTAATGCAGtaatagtatatgtataataaaaaaacgtttttttcaggGTGCATGGAACGGCTTTATGTGAATGGCCGACTGACTGATCTTGGATCTGGCCAGCAACACAAGGTAGCTCCAGGTTGTGGTGGTGAGGAAACTGTCAGAGATCAAGGTCTCAATGGACTTGGAGTGGTACATGTTGAGACTACCACCCTTGCAAGTGCAAAACACAGTGGCCGGCGCCGCAACAATGCTGTCAATAATGAAGTACAGGTTAGTGTGTAGATAATAGGGACTAGCCACAGATAGATTTTAATGAATGTATAATTATACCAGTAGTATGGAGTATTGGTTCAGAAACTGAAATTTTGCACAATAAGTTATTTTATGTAACCTTTCCAGTGTTTAGATTTCAGCATATGTGCAAGCCTATGTTTGAACAGTCTGTATGGTGTATAGTCACCACACTGCAATATGAATAATTGTTCTTGCAGTTGTTCATTTTACATATCTTTCAGATCCTTCCACCAGCAGTTGAAGAAGCTCAGAAAGAAGCAGAGGACATAGCTTTGGCAGATGCTTGTGAGAATCACAAGTGCCGCCGTGGACGATGCAAGCCAAAGCGTAATTCAGATGGCCAGGATTATTACTGTCGTTGTCGAACTGGATATTCTGGCAGGTTCTGTGATCAAGGTAAATAGTACTTGTGATTTTGATAATGTTTTATTGTTTGTAACTGACAAAAAGTACCATAGAAATTTGCCATTTTTTCCcaataattttatattttcattgtaaaTTGACATGATTTTCTCGTGACATATTTTAATGGGACATGATATTTTCAGCTCCATCATGTCGCAAGGAACAGTTTACAGAGTACTATGTAGAAAATGGGTGCCGTTCAAGAAAACCCATTAAGAATGCCATATGCAGTGGAACATGTGGCACTCACTGCTGCAAACCACGCAAAACTAAGCAACGCAAGGTTCGACTTATTTGTAATGATGGAACATCCTATACAAAGGAGATTGAGATCATCAGGAAATGTCGTTGCTCCAGACGGTGTTACTAAAGAAGAAAACCAATGTGCAAGTTTTAGAAAAGACACTACTAAAAGAGCAATAGAGTGCTATATATGTGGCTTGTTTGATATCGGACTAAGTGAAATATAGTTTGAGGGAGGCAAACATGTTCACATACATGTTGAGAAAGTATTAAAAAGGGTGTCTGCATCAACCAGTGAAGGACAGTAGATTAATGGTCTTTATCCAGATATGTGTAACTGGAGCTGATGAACTGGCACCCAGGGTTGAAACTTATATGTAATCATATTATTGTAAGATTCTATTAGAATAACTGTTGAAGCCAACAAGTTACCTCCTACATGTCCTGTACCCATGGACCAAACCAGTGACTTTGCATTTTCTTTGCCCAATTTCACAAATGTATTATAGACATAGATAATTCTGGTAATTTTGTGCAGAGATATAATACTATAATGTGTCAGATTAGAATTGGTTATCAACAGGTATCCCtaagatagtatatatatctttgtcttaaGTGGTCAGTTTAGAAACAGGCTGTTACAGTAATTGTGTTTTGATTGCCAAAGGACTGGCATAAAATACTAGAGGCAGCCAAAGTATGAATCATTCTGTAAACATAGAATGGAACATCTTCAGAAACTTTATGTTTTAATGAGCAGAGGGAGGACAGTAATATTcactgaaatagagagaaataaattgtGCAGTTTGACTTTGTAATAGTTCAGCTTTATCCAAAAAGGTCACATTTGCCATTTTATAATGAAAAGGCATGTAATAGACATTTCagagtgtacatatatgtatgtaagtgtatatatgtgtgctgctgtatatgtatatacatacatacatatacacacacatatatatgtatgtgtgtgtttatatatatatatatatgtcagtgggTGCGTgcatagaggtgtgtgtgtgtgtgtgcacatgtgtatgtgtatgtgtgtgtgtgtgtgtgcacatgtgtttgtgtgtgtgtgtgcatgtgtgtttgtgtgtgtgcacatgtgtttgtgtgtacacatgtgtgtgtgtgtgtgtacacgtgtgtgtatgtgtgtgcgtgcacgtgtatgtgtgtgcacatggcatgtgtgtgtgcatgtttgtttgcttgtgtgtgtgtatatacatatacagtatatttatgtatgtgtgtatgtgtgggtatgcatgcataaatatggTAGTCTGGATTAAATTTATCCTGTATTTTGAGTCCTgattggaagagaaaggagattacAGTAGGGAAGACTCAGTGATGTACCCTAAACAAAATTAGTCTGGGTGTAAGCTGTATAGCAGTAACTTATAGTTTCCATTAGCTTGCCCAGCAGTATAACAAACAAATCTAATCACTGCAGTTGTTGCTTTAAGAGACATGCTCTGGCATGATTGCATGTATAAGTCAGCAGTTTTGATAACTGTTCATTAGATATATACCTTTCTCCTCGACTACTTACCTCATAAGCCGTTGTGTTTAATATCCGTTGCAGCATGCAATGTGTGTCATATATCaaaatatgtgtaatgtatacataGCTAACATAAGTCATGTGGAATAACTGATATTTCATTTGGGTTTTAAAACTAAACTCTAAAGCAAATATCcataattaattatttttaagTTTCAGGATGTATATAGTGATCAGTGTTAGATTAGTTCAGATGATTTTTTTATGAACTGTATGATTGTTTTATCAAAGCTTTTATTTACTTGTAAAATATGATTTCACTTTTGTTGCATGTAATCATCACATCAAAgtcccttttattttttgtgtgctaTTAAATTATTTCATACTAACTATCTCATATTTCATAGGAATCTCAAGGTGAATTTTTCTAAGCCCATTTCAAAcctataatcatttatattttgtACAGAAGATGTGACGTAATATAAAGCTGACGTAGTTCAGAATGTTCTCATGTAGTCTAGTTGAATAAATATCCGACCAGGGGAGGGAGATGCAGGATATTGTCTTTAGGCTTGAGGAAATTTCTGAAGGACAGATGATCAGAAGTATGATAAGGATCTTTCTTTGACAACATTTTGGCATAAGAAGATAATCTTGTTAATTCTATAGCTAATGGCATATTAGTAATGTCTGTCCTTTAGAGAATTACCAGGGTCATCAAACAAAATATTTTGGCAAAAGAGTTACAGATGTAGATATGG
Coding sequences:
- the LOC113811035 gene encoding protein slit (The sequence of the model RefSeq protein was modified relative to this genomic sequence to represent the inferred CDS: added 380 bases not found in genome assembly) → MRACWLLGFVMAVGVTHGLGEVLSTCPAECTCSDLTVSCGHRGLTRVPRNLPHDAQRIDLEGNNLTVIHSSDFQHLTDLRILTLLDNEIQTVERGAFRDLGGLERLRLNNNRLRHLPDELFSNMPHLYRLDLSHNQLTVIGRRTLRGAPNISNLQLDNNQLTCIDESAIKGLRELQVLTVNNNNLTTLPRELFEHMTKLRSVRLADNKFVCDCRLSWLGRWLRRHPTLALFTRCDGPAALRGKEVAELHESHFKCSGGASRDEGGNCPSPPLCPDKCRCDEGIVDCRDRGLTHVPLHIPEDTTELRLEQNQISEVPSRAFAPFRKLRRIDLSNNQITTIAGDAFQGLKSLASLVLYGNKITELAAGVFSGLTSLQLLLLNANRISCLRRDVFTDLRSLNLLSLYDNNIKTIQNGTFDTLSSIQTLHLGRNPFVCDCSLQWLSDYLELHPIETSGARCENPRRLQKRKLNALRDERLKCTDETVSLYAGECVTAEECPRGCTCRATTVDCTAGGLTRFPETLPPYTTDLWLSDNEIREIGSSGVLRELSRLRRLVLSNNHLRRITQGSFQGIQSLQELDLSDNDLSEINSRMFDGIPQLTALSLANNKVTCISPGAFSQLPALTEINLEGNPLRCNCHMGWLAEWLRGQRSTSGVPRCHTPHRLRDVPITEVPSSEFACEGDETGCLGVEERCPADCRCEGTVVRCSRAKLREIPLGIPSHTTELYLDVNEITEIDAERLSHLTALTRLDLSNNQIAVLQNNTFSSLHQLSTLIVSYNKLQCMQRDSLAGLRKLRILSIHGNDISRIPDGAFRDLDYITHIAMGANPLYCDCSLAWFSNWVKGDYVEPGTARCAEPQAMRDKLILTTPTQAFHCSQKVPDEVLAKCDLCYTHPCENEGVCQPLPNRSYKCICPPAYHGPNCQYKIDACYGNPCKNMGTCKVLEAGRFSCHCPPGFEGDRCEINIDDCVENKCENNATCVDLVEEYKCQCNPGYTGDYCERKIPFCSREFNPCKNGATCVDHFTHYECQCPLGFAGDNCTENVDDCANHLCQNGASCVDGVNEYTCKCINEHTGKFCEVGPAVFLQTSPCQQNDCQNGICFVPPNSKDYVCKCSPGFSGKHCEYLTRVHFGNNNSFIALDPLKTRPSSNVTLHFRTNREDGVILYTGESAHLAVELFKGRIRVSYDVGNYPVSNMFSYEVVNDGNWHSIELITVKQNFTMRIDRGTARSIVNDGVNEYLQLSAPLFIGGLPKEAAESANKRWHLRDTGSFSGCMERLYVNGRLTDLGSGQQHKVAPGCGGEETVRDQGLNGLGVVHVETTTLASAKHSGRRRNNAVNNEVQILPPAVEEAQKEAEDIALADACENHKCRRGRCKPKRNSDGQDYYCRCRTGYSGRFCDQAPSCRKEQFTEYYVENGCRSRKPIKNAICSGTCGTHCCKPRKTKQRKVRLICNDGTSYTKEIEIIRKCRCSRRCY